A window of Primulina tabacum isolate GXHZ01 chromosome 4, ASM2559414v2, whole genome shotgun sequence contains these coding sequences:
- the LOC142543242 gene encoding LOW QUALITY PROTEIN: large ribosomal subunit protein uL2-like (The sequence of the model RefSeq protein was modified relative to this genomic sequence to represent the inferred CDS: deleted 1 base in 1 codon), translated as MGRVIRSQRKGAGSVFKSHTHHRKGPARFRSLDFGERNGYLKGVITDIIHDPGRGAPLARVTFRHPFRYKHQKELFVAAEGMYTGQFVYCGKKANLIVGNVLPIRSIPEGAVVCNVEHHVGDRGVFARASGDYAVVISHNPDNGTSRIKLPSGAKKIVPSGCRAMIGQVAGGGRTEKPLLKAGNAYHKFRVKRNSWPKVRGVAMNPVEHPHGGGNHQHIGHASTVRRDAPPGQKVGLIAARRTGRLRGQAAATAAKADKA; from the exons ATGGGACGGGTGATTCGTTCACAGCGTAAGGGAGCTGGATCCGTGTTCAAGTCTCACACGCACCACCGGAAGGGACCGGCCAGATTCCGATCCCTCGATTTCGGCGAGCGTAATGGGTACTTGAAGGGAGTAATCACCGACATCATCCACGACCCCGGTCGTGGCGCTCCCCTGGCTCGCGTCACCTTCCGCCACCCCTTCCGCTACAAGCACCAGAAGGAGCTCTTCGTCGCCGCCGAGGGCATGTACACCGGGCAGTTCGTGTATTGTGGGAAGAAAGCGAACCTCATCGTGGGTAATGTTCTCCCTATCAGATCCATTCCCGAGGGTGCCGTTGTCTGCAACGTCGAACACCACGTCGGTGATCGTGGCGTTTTCGCTAGAGCTTCTGGTGATTATGCTGTCGTCATTTCTCACAACCCCGATAATGGTACCTCTAG AATTAAGCTTCCATCAGGAGCCAAGAAAATTGTGCCTAGTGGTTGTCGTGCGATGATTGGCCAAGTTGCGGGAGGAGGTCGTACTGAGAAACCACTTTTGAAGGCTGGAAATGCATATCACAAATTCCGAGTGAAGAGAAATTCTTGG CCTAAGGTCCGTGGTGTTGCTATGAATCCTGTGGAGCATCCTCATGGAGGTGGTAACCACCAACACATTGGTCATGCTAGTACTGTCCGTCGTGATGCTCCACCTGGGCAGAAGGTTGGTCTTATTGCTGCCAGGAGAACTGGTCGTCTTCGTGGTCAAGCTGCTGCTACTGCCGCCAAAGCAGACAAGGCCTAG